From the genome of Labrus bergylta chromosome 12, fLabBer1.1, whole genome shotgun sequence, one region includes:
- the LOC109999995 gene encoding monocarboxylate transporter 2-like, with translation MPPAAASNLDYTPPDGGWGWAVVFGSFISIGFSYAFPKSLTIYFKEIQEYFSVSYSQIAWVSSVMLASMYAGGPVSSILVNRYGSRPVVMVGGVMVSTAMVLASFGRTIIHLYLCVGVIGGLGLAFNLQPALTIIGTYFQVKRPMANGLAMTGSPVVLSTLAPLNQFLFDCFGWRGSFLILGSIVLNCCVAGSLMRPVNKNALPKLKAEPSECNGPAAEEAASAPSANLLTEENQSESRSQGCVDKLIDVSLFRHRGFLIYLVGNVVMFFGFFAPVVFLAPYAKHQGMDDYSAAFLLSIFALVDMFIRPATGLLGNTKWIRPRIQYFFSFAVSYNGVCHLLCPLADGYVGLVVYAVFFGLAFGMVSALLFEVLMDLVGAHRFSSAVGLVTIIECGPVLLGPPISGALVDIYGDYKYMYYACGVFMLVPGIFFFIMHYYNYKKLDEERRQAVAVDMRTCEEAVELKTSQDEKTTHETDG, from the exons ATGCCCCCCGCCGCAGCAAGCAATCTAGACTACACCCCACCAGATGGAGGTTGGGGCTGGGCTGTCGTCTTTGGTTCTTTCATCTCCATAGGATTCTCCTACGCCTTTCCCAAGTCGCTGACCATCTACTTTAAGGAAATTCAGGAATATTTTTCGGTTTCCTACAGCCAGATTGCCTGGGTGTCCTCTGTCATGCTCGCCTCCATGTATGCAGGAG GACCTGTGAGCAGTATTCTTGTCAACCGTTATGGCAGCAGACCTGTGGTTATGGTTGGTGGGGTCATGGTCAGTACTGCCATGGTCCTTGCTTCTTTTGGCCGTACAATCATACATCTGTATCTTTGTGTTGGAGTGATTGGAG GTCTTGGCCTTGCCTTCAACCTGCAGCCGGCTCTGACAATCATTGGTACCTACTTCCAGGTCAAAAGGCCAATGGCAAACGGGCTTGCTATGACGGGAAGTCCAGTTGTTCTTTCCACTCTGGCTCCTCTCAATCAGTttctgtttgattgttttggCTGGAGAGGGAGCTTCCTCATCCTGGGATCCATTGTTTTGAACTGCTGTGTGGCTGGTTCTTTGATGCGACCAGTAAACAAAAATGCCCTACCAAAGCTAAAGGCTGAACCATCGGAGTGTAACGGGCCCGCTGCTGAGGAAGCTGCCAGTGCACCATCAGCTAACCTTTTGACTGAGGAAAATCAAAGTGAGAGCAGGAGTCAGGGCTGTGTGGACAAACTCATTGATGTCTCTCTTTTCCGACACAGGGGCTTCCTCATTTACCTTGTTGGCAATGTGGTAATGTTTTTTGGCTTTTTCGCACCTGTGGTTTTCCTGGCTCCATACGCCAAACATCAAGGGATGGATGATTATTCAGCTGCCTTCTTGCTCTCTATTTTTGCTTTAGTGGACATGTTTATCAGACCAGCAACTGGCCTCCTAGGCAACACTAAGTGGATCAGACCAAGGATCCAATACTTTTTCAGCTTTGCTGTTTCCTACAATGGTGTGTGCCACCTTTTATGTCCACTGGCGGATGGATATGTGGGTCTGGTTGTTTACGCTGTCTTCTTTGGTTTGGCATTTGGGATGGTTTCTGCTCTGCTCTTTGAAGTTCTGATGGACCTTGTTGGGGCTCATCGATTTTCCAGTGCAGTTGGACTCGTCACCATCATAGAATGTGGGCCAGTGCTTCTTGGACCTCCAATTTCAg GAGCTCTGGTTGATATATATGGGGACTATAAATACATGTACTATGCGTGTGGAGTGTTTATGCTGGTGCCTGGCATATTTTTCTTCATCATGCATTACTACAACTACAAGAAGCTGGACGAGGAGCGGAGGCAGGCAGTGGCTGTGGATATGAGGACTTGTGAAGAGGCAGTGGAACTTAAAACAAGCCAGGATGAGAAAACAACGCATGAAACGGATGGATAA